The sequence TCTGAGCTGACTTTGCACCAATACCAGGAAGTCTTGATAATTCTTCGATTAATTTACTTATCTGGCTGCTATAATAATCCATTTCTTTTGCACTCCTTAAAATGGCATCCCCGGAATTCCGCCGCCTAATCCGCCTGTCAGTTTTGACATCGCAGAAGCTGACTCCGCTTCAACTTTACGAAGCGCTTCATTGGTAGCTGCCACAATCAAGTCTTCAAGCATCTCGATATCATCCGGATCCACAACTTCTTCCTGAAGTTTCACTTTTGTCACTTCTCTCGTTCCGGATACCGTCACTTCCACTGCACCGCCTCCTGCTGTTGCAGTAAATTCTTTACTCTCAAGCTCTTTTGCCTGCTCTTCCATCTGTCTTTGCATCTTCTGAGCCTGTTTCATTAAATTTGCCATATTTCCCGGCATTCCTCCACCTGGAAATCCTCCACGTTTTGCCATAATTATAATCCTCCTAATCTTCTACCGTGATATCCATGTGTACCACTTTTTCTATATCTACAAAACTGTCCTCAAATCGTCGTCCTTCTTCCACACACCGAACTTCGATCGCGACAGTCTTGCCGATTCTTTGTTCAATAAGATGTTCTATCTCTTCTCTATGTTCCGGCGTCCCAACTACACCTGCGCTCACTTCATCCGGAAGCACAATGAGAAGCTGATCCTGATTGCCTACACTCAGCCTTGCCATCTTCAGACAATTGCGTAGCATGCCCGATAGCTGATTTACAATCGGACGAAAATCTTTTGCAACCGCCTTGACATCTTCATGAAGCGCTTTTGTAAGTTCCACCTTTGGTCCAGGCGCCTCTTCCACAGTTTGTTCCGCATAGGCAGCTGCCTGAGGTCTTACCGCAATCCCTTTCTGTATCTGCTCTTCCAAAGCACGAATACGTTCTAACAGTGTATCCTGCTCCACTTCCATCTCCGGTCTGCACAGCTTGATAAATGCCACTTCCATCATAACCCGCTTCTGTGTTGCATATTTTAATTGATTGGACAATTCTGAAAAAATCCTGATATAGCGTATCAGTGTATCATTTTCTATCATCTGTGCTTCTTCTTTCAGCTGCGCCAGATTCTCTGTCGATACATCTAACACATCCTCCATATTATCAGAACTTTTCGCAAGAAGCAAGTTCCTTAAATACCATGTGAAATCAGCTGCAAGCTGCGAAAGCTCACGCCCTTGCATAACAAGTTCATCCAGACTTTTCATCACTTTCGCAACATTTCTTTCCAGAAGTTCACGAAGCAGCCTGCTGAACACTTCCGTGTCAACCGCCCCGAGCACCTCCAACACATTATCATATGTCAGCTTCTGCCCAAGATAGAACGCGATACACTGGTCCAAAATGCTTAACGCATCTCTCATCGAGCCATCCGCCGCCTTTGCAACATATCGAATTGCTTTCTCCTCAACTTCTATATTCTCCTTCTGCATAAGATCTGCCAGACGCGCCGCAATCGTATCAATTGTAATTCTTTTAAAATCATATCTCTGACATCTGGATAGAATTGTAATCGGTATCTTGTGAGCCTCTGTTGTCGCCAAAATAAAAATAACATATTCCGGCGGCTCTTCCAGCGTCTTTAAA comes from Coprococcus phoceensis and encodes:
- a CDS encoding YbaB/EbfC family nucleoid-associated protein, with the protein product MAKRGGFPGGGMPGNMANLMKQAQKMQRQMEEQAKELESKEFTATAGGGAVEVTVSGTREVTKVKLQEEVVDPDDIEMLEDLIVAATNEALRKVEAESASAMSKLTGGLGGGIPGMPF
- the dnaX gene encoding DNA polymerase III subunit gamma/tau: MSYTALYRKFRPGEFEDVKGQDHISKTLQNQIKADRIGHAYLFCGTRGTGKTSVAKIFAKAVNCEHPVNGSPCGVCDSCKAISSGTSMNVIEIDAASNNGVDNIREIREEVAYRPTEGKYKVYIIDEVHMLSIGAFNALLKTLEEPPEYVIFILATTEAHKIPITILSRCQRYDFKRITIDTIAARLADLMQKENIEVEEKAIRYVAKAADGSMRDALSILDQCIAFYLGQKLTYDNVLEVLGAVDTEVFSRLLRELLERNVAKVMKSLDELVMQGRELSQLAADFTWYLRNLLLAKSSDNMEDVLDVSTENLAQLKEEAQMIENDTLIRYIRIFSELSNQLKYATQKRVMMEVAFIKLCRPEMEVEQDTLLERIRALEEQIQKGIAVRPQAAAYAEQTVEEAPGPKVELTKALHEDVKAVAKDFRPIVNQLSGMLRNCLKMARLSVGNQDQLLIVLPDEVSAGVVGTPEHREEIEHLIEQRIGKTVAIEVRCVEEGRRFEDSFVDIEKVVHMDITVED